GCACATCGGGGGCAGCCACATTCGGCGAGCCCGGCATTGGCAATTTCGGCGATATGCTGAGCGGTGCGCTCGAACGTTCCAATGTCGATCTGGCCGAAGAGATGGTCGCGCTGCTCACCGCGCAGCGCAACTTCCAGGCGAACGCGCGGGCGATCGATACCGCGACCGCGATTTCGCAGACCGTGCTCAACCTCCAGCGGTAGGGGCTGAGCCGTGGACCGCCTGATCTACACCGCGCTATCCGGCATGAACGCCGCGATGGACAACCAGCGCGCGACTGCGAACAACCTCGCCAACGCCTCAACCCCCGGCTTTCGCGGCGAGATCTTCGCGGTGACGCCCGCGACGGTTCGCGGCGAACCGCCCGAGGCCCGTGCCATCGCGCGCGGCTTCGTGCGCGGCGCGGACATGGTGGGTGGCAAGGTCACTGCGACCGGAAAGCCGCTCGACATAGCGGTCGAAGGCACCGCGCTGATCGCGTTCCAGGCGCCCGATGGCGGAGAAATCTATTCGCGCCGCGGCGACCTGCGCGTGACAGCGACCGGCGTGCTCGAAAACGGCGAGCGGCTTCCGGTGATGGGCGAAGGCGGCCCCATCACCGTGCCTGCCGGCGCGCGCATCAGCATCGCGGCAGACGGGACGGTGCTTGCCGCCGATCCCGCCAACCCGGATGCCGCCGCCGAGCCGATCGGCCGGATCAAGCTCGTCTCGCCCGAAGGCAGCCAGGTCGTCAAGGGGATCGACAGCTTCCTCAAGGTGCCCGGCGGCGGGGTGCTTCCGCCCGATCCGACCGCGCGGGTGACCAGCGGCGCGCTCGAACAATCCAATGTCGATACCGCCGAAACGCTCGTCGCGATGATCGATGCCCAGCGCGCCTTCGAACAGCGCGCGAAGATTATCTCGACCGCCGGCGAACTCGACGAGGCGGGCAGCCGCCTCATGAGCCTCAGCTGATCCGAAAGTATTCACCCGAGAGGAACGAAAAATGCCCACTTCCGCCCTACACGTCGCCCGCACCGGGCTCGAGGCGCAGGATGCGCGAATGCGCGTCATCGCCAACAACCTTGCCAATATCGGCACCACCGGGTTCAAGCGCGACCGCGCCGATTTCGCGACGCTGGCCTATCAGGAGCGGCGCATTGCCGGGCAGCAATCGACCGGCGAAACGGCCTTTGCCGTGGGGCTCAACCTCGGCACCGGGGTGCAGGTGCAAGGCACCACGCGGATCGATACGCAAGGCACTCTAAATACCACTGGCAATGCGTTCGACCTCGCGCTCGACGGCCCCGGCTTCTTCCAGGTCGAACTTCCCGGCGGGGAGATCGGATATACGCGCGACGGCAATTTCACGCTCTCGCCCGAAGGCCAGCTGGTCACTTCGCAAGGCTATGCGGTGAACCCCGCGATCCAGATCCCGCAAGGTGCCGAAGCGATTACCGTCTCGCCCGATGGCACCGTGAGCGCGATTGCGCCGGGCGGCAGCGAGGCGGTGCAGATCGGGCAGATCACCATTGCGAGCTTCGTCAATCCGGCGGGCCTGCGCGCCATCGGCGACAATTTCCTCGTCGAAACCGGCGCGAGCGGCCCTGCCGAGGCGGGAACCGCCGGCGAGAACGGGCGGGGCAATATCCGCCAGGGCATGCTCGAAGGCTCGAACGTCAACGTCGTCGAGGAGCTGGTCGAGATGATCGAAACCCAGCGCGCCTACGAGATCAATTCGAAAATGGTGAGCGCGGTGGACGAAATGCTGCGCAACGCCAACCAGACGCTGTGAGGGGAGCAGCCATGACCAAACTCCGCCTCTTCGTGCTGCCGTTTCTCGCGCTGCCGCTTTCCGCCTGCCTCGGCATGGGCGGCGGACCGCAGCCGGGATTTGCCGCGCCTCCGCCCCCGGCATCGCCGCTCACGGCAATGGAACCCGCGCCCACACCGGAAGCCAACCGCGGCGCGATCTTTCAGGCAGGGACCGGATATGCGGGCCTCCATGTCGGGACCCGCGCGCGTTCGCTCGGCGACATGGTGACCATCGTGCTGGTCGAGAACACCTCGACTTCCAAGAGCACGACCGGGCAGACGGACCGCGATGGCGGCTTCTCGCTCACCCCGCCCACCGCCGGTCCGCTCAGCTTTCTCAATCCCAACGCCCTTAATGCTGCGGGCCAGGGGTCGTTCTCAGGAGGAGGCAAGGCGGCCCAGCAAAGCCGCCTCACGGGAACCGTCGCGGTCACGATTGCGGCGATCTACCCCAACGGGACTGCCGAAGTGGTCGGAGAGAAGCAGATGTCGCTGAGCCAGGGAGACGAGTGGGTCCAGTTCGCCGGACGCATCCGGCTGATCGATATCGACGCCGACAACCGCCTGCCCTCCTCGAAGGTCGCCAATGCGCGGATCATCTATTCGGGCAAGGGCGCGGTGCAGCAGGCGAGCCGACCGGGCTGGCTGTCGCGCTTCTTCAACTTCATTTCGCCTTTCTAAAGGGGGAGGGAGACCCGTGAGATCCTTATTCATCATTTTCGCTCTCCTCGCAGCGCTGGCCCCCACCGCCGCCGCTGCCGAACGCATCCGCGATCTCGGCGAATTCGACGGCCTGCGCGCCAACCAGCTCACCGGATATGGCGTCGTCGTCGGCTTGCAGGGGACGGGCGACGACAATCTCGAATATGTGACTGAGGCGATGAAAGGCGTGTCGGGCCGGCTGGGTCTCCAGCTTCCCCCCGGCGTCAGCCCCAATCTGCGCAACGCCGCCGCCGTCATCATCACCGCCGAACTGCCCGCCTTCGCCAAGCCCGGCCAACGCATCGACATCACCGTATCGACGCTCGGCAAGGCCAAGAGCCTGCGGGGCGGTGCGCTGGTGCTGACCCCGCTTTATGGTGCGGACGGCCAGATCTACGCAATGGCGCAGGGCAATGTCGCGGTCGGCGGGCTGGGCGTGTCGGGGCGCGATGGATCGCAGCTGACCGTCAATGTCGCGACCGTAGGCCGGATCGCCGATGGCGCGACGGTCGAACGCACCGTCGCCACCGGTTTCGATCGCGAAGGCACCTTGCGGTTCAACCTGCACCAGGCCGATTTCCTCACCGCAGCGCGGGTGCGCGACGCGATCAATGCGCGCTATCCCGGCATGGCGCGGATCGCCGACGGGGTGAGCATCGAGCTGACCCTGCCCTTCGGCAATGACGAGCGCGCAGCGCGGCTCGCCGAGATCGAGATGCTGCCCGTCACCCCCGCTCCGGTCGCGGCGCGGGTGATCGTCAACAGCCGCACGGGCACGGTCGTCATCAACCAGGCCGTGCGCCTTTCCCCCGCCGCGATCAGCCACGGCAAGCTGGTGATCCGGATCGAGGAAAGCCCGCGCGTCATCCAGCCCGAACCCTTCGGCAATGGCGACACGGCAATCGAGCAGGCGAGCGAAATCGACGTCGAGCAGCAGGGAGGCCGCGTCGCGTTGATGCCGGGGGCAGCCTCGCTGTCCGAAATCGTCGATGCGCTCAACCTTCTGGGCGTGGGCGCGGCCGATCTCGTGGTGATCCTCGAAAGCCTCAAACAGGCGGGCGCGCTGCAAGCCGAAATGGTGGTTCTGTGATCACGCCGGTCAACCCTTACCTCGACACGCAGGCGCTCTCGCCCGAGCGGCTCGAACTGCGCAAGGCGGCGCAAGGGTTCGAAGCGATCATGCTGCGCCGGATGCTCGAAAGCGCGCGCGCGGCAAGCTTTGCCGAGGACACCCCGCTGACCGGAGGCGGGCTCAAGCAGTTCGAGAAGATGCGCGACGAGCACGTCGCCGAGATCGCTGCCGGATCGGGCGCATTCGGGTTTGCCCGGAGCATCGAGGAACAGCTCGCGCAATATATCGATGCGAAAGAGGCCGGGTCATGAGCAGTGCGATGATCCATATCGGCCTCAGCGGGACACGCGCGGCGCGTGCAAGCCTGGAGCTGACCGCGCAGAATGTCGCGAATGCCTCGAATCCCGATTATTCGCGCCGCACGCTTTCGCAAAGCGAGCTCGTGGCGAGCGCGGCAATCGATTTTGCCGCGCGCGATGCATTTGCCGGGGTGCGGGTCGGCGATGTGCGCCGTATCTCGAACGAGCTGGTGCAGGCGCAGGTGCGCAGCAGCGCGTCCGACCTTGCCCGGACCGAGGCGGAGATCGAGGGATTGCGCGTCGCCGAAACCGCGCTCGAACAGTCGCGGCTCTTTGGCAGTCTTGTCGCTTTCGAAGCGGCGCTGGTCCGGCTTGAAAGCGACCCGCTCGATCCGACCTTGCGCACCGCCGTGCTCGAAGGCGCGCGCCGGGTGGCCGACACTTTCGGCCTCGCTGACGGCACGCTCGCCGATGCGCGTTCGCTCGCCGGTGCCGAAGTCACCGCCGGGATCGACAAGGTGAACGGAATTGCGACCGAGATCGCGCGGATCAATGTCGGGCTCGCGGGCGTTCGCGATGGTTCGGGGACGCAGGCCGCATTGCTCGATGCGCGCGATGCGGCCTTGCGCGAATTGTCGGGCGAGCTTTCGATCTCGGTCCGCTTCGATGAATTCGGCGCGGCCGAGGTGAGCCTTGCCGGCGCGCCGCCCGAGGTGCTGGTGGACAAGGGCAGCGCAAGCGCGCTCGCGGTGTCGAGCCAGCCGGACGGAACGGTCACCTTTTCGATCGGCGGCACGAATGTGGAGCCGGTCGGCGGCGCTTTGGCCGGGCGGGCTGCGGTGCTGCGCGATCTCGCCGCGGCGCAGACCGATCTCGATGCGCTCGCCGCCGATCTGATCGCGCGCGCAAACAGCGCCCAGGCTTCGGGTGCCGCCAGCGATGGCAGCGCGGGTGCGCCGCTGTTTTCGGGAAGCGCAGCAGCCGATATCGCGCTCGCGCTCCAGTCCCCCGACGGGCTTGCCACGGCCCCGGCAGGTGCGCCGGCCGGCAGCCGCGACACGGGCAACCTACGCCAGTTCATCGCATCGCTCGGCGCGGATGACGGTCCTGTCGCGGGCACCGATCGCCTGCTGCTCGGCCTGTCGAGCAAACTCGCCGCGCTCGATACGCGGCGCGAGGGGCTTTCGGTGATCGCGCAAGGGGCAGAAGCCGCCTTGCTGCGCGAAACCGGGGTCGATCTCGACACCGAAGCCGCCGACCTCGTCCGGCTCCAGCAGGCCTTCGAGGCCAATAGCCGCGTGATCCAGGTCGCGACCGAGCTGTTCGATACGATCCTCGGGCTGAGATAACGGCGTGGGAGTGAAAGCATGACCGGGATAGGCAATTCGACCGCAGCGTTCTTCAACCGCTCGCTCGACC
The Erythrobacter sp. THAF29 DNA segment above includes these coding regions:
- a CDS encoding flagellar basal body rod protein FlgF — protein: MDRLIYTALSGMNAAMDNQRATANNLANASTPGFRGEIFAVTPATVRGEPPEARAIARGFVRGADMVGGKVTATGKPLDIAVEGTALIAFQAPDGGEIYSRRGDLRVTATGVLENGERLPVMGEGGPITVPAGARISIAADGTVLAADPANPDAAAEPIGRIKLVSPEGSQVVKGIDSFLKVPGGGVLPPDPTARVTSGALEQSNVDTAETLVAMIDAQRAFEQRAKIISTAGELDEAGSRLMSLS
- the flgG gene encoding flagellar basal-body rod protein FlgG, whose product is MPTSALHVARTGLEAQDARMRVIANNLANIGTTGFKRDRADFATLAYQERRIAGQQSTGETAFAVGLNLGTGVQVQGTTRIDTQGTLNTTGNAFDLALDGPGFFQVELPGGEIGYTRDGNFTLSPEGQLVTSQGYAVNPAIQIPQGAEAITVSPDGTVSAIAPGGSEAVQIGQITIASFVNPAGLRAIGDNFLVETGASGPAEAGTAGENGRGNIRQGMLEGSNVNVVEELVEMIETQRAYEINSKMVSAVDEMLRNANQTL
- a CDS encoding flagellar basal body L-ring protein FlgH, with product MTKLRLFVLPFLALPLSACLGMGGGPQPGFAAPPPPASPLTAMEPAPTPEANRGAIFQAGTGYAGLHVGTRARSLGDMVTIVLVENTSTSKSTTGQTDRDGGFSLTPPTAGPLSFLNPNALNAAGQGSFSGGGKAAQQSRLTGTVAVTIAAIYPNGTAEVVGEKQMSLSQGDEWVQFAGRIRLIDIDADNRLPSSKVANARIIYSGKGAVQQASRPGWLSRFFNFISPF
- a CDS encoding flagellar basal body P-ring protein FlgI — translated: MRSLFIIFALLAALAPTAAAAERIRDLGEFDGLRANQLTGYGVVVGLQGTGDDNLEYVTEAMKGVSGRLGLQLPPGVSPNLRNAAAVIITAELPAFAKPGQRIDITVSTLGKAKSLRGGALVLTPLYGADGQIYAMAQGNVAVGGLGVSGRDGSQLTVNVATVGRIADGATVERTVATGFDREGTLRFNLHQADFLTAARVRDAINARYPGMARIADGVSIELTLPFGNDERAARLAEIEMLPVTPAPVAARVIVNSRTGTVVINQAVRLSPAAISHGKLVIRIEESPRVIQPEPFGNGDTAIEQASEIDVEQQGGRVALMPGAASLSEIVDALNLLGVGAADLVVILESLKQAGALQAEMVVL
- a CDS encoding rod-binding protein yields the protein MITPVNPYLDTQALSPERLELRKAAQGFEAIMLRRMLESARAASFAEDTPLTGGGLKQFEKMRDEHVAEIAAGSGAFGFARSIEEQLAQYIDAKEAGS
- the flgK gene encoding flagellar hook-associated protein FlgK, which encodes MSSAMIHIGLSGTRAARASLELTAQNVANASNPDYSRRTLSQSELVASAAIDFAARDAFAGVRVGDVRRISNELVQAQVRSSASDLARTEAEIEGLRVAETALEQSRLFGSLVAFEAALVRLESDPLDPTLRTAVLEGARRVADTFGLADGTLADARSLAGAEVTAGIDKVNGIATEIARINVGLAGVRDGSGTQAALLDARDAALRELSGELSISVRFDEFGAAEVSLAGAPPEVLVDKGSASALAVSSQPDGTVTFSIGGTNVEPVGGALAGRAAVLRDLAAAQTDLDALAADLIARANSAQASGAASDGSAGAPLFSGSAAADIALALQSPDGLATAPAGAPAGSRDTGNLRQFIASLGADDGPVAGTDRLLLGLSSKLAALDTRREGLSVIAQGAEAALLRETGVDLDTEAADLVRLQQAFEANSRVIQVATELFDTILGLR